A single genomic interval of Candidatus Omnitrophota bacterium harbors:
- the hemB gene encoding porphobilinogen synthase gives MQDITKDLIYPLFVKDGKNLREKIKSMPGIYRFSPDTLIKEARELVKLGIRAVLIFGLTKEKDNAGSAAYEENNIVARAVKALKANFPDLIVMTDICLCAYTSHGHCGILKSPRRQVTRSQVKIDNKKTLELLSKMALSHARAGADYVAPSAMAKNQVLAIREALDKNGFRNTKIMGYSAKYASNFYGPFREAADSTPAFGDRRAYQLDFANRTSAIEEIKADIKEGADIVMIKPALGYLDVIKEARDRFYRPLAAYNVSGEYTMVKAYCKSTEYRAQSTELERKLVMEILTGIKRAGADLIITYHAKDIAKWLKKRKIR, from the coding sequence ATGCAAGACATAACTAAAGACCTTATTTATCCTTTGTTTGTAAAAGACGGGAAAAATCTGCGCGAAAAGATAAAATCTATGCCGGGCATCTATAGATTCTCACCGGATACCCTTATTAAGGAAGCGCGTGAATTGGTAAAGCTCGGAATACGCGCGGTATTGATTTTCGGCCTCACCAAAGAAAAAGATAATGCCGGTTCGGCCGCTTATGAGGAAAATAATATAGTCGCGCGGGCCGTGAAAGCGTTAAAGGCTAATTTCCCGGACCTAATTGTGATGACCGATATCTGCCTCTGCGCCTACACGTCGCACGGACATTGCGGCATCTTAAAGTCACCACGTCGCCAGGTCACAAGGTCACAAGTTAAAATTGATAATAAGAAAACGCTGGAATTACTCTCGAAGATGGCTTTATCGCACGCGAGAGCCGGCGCGGATTACGTGGCGCCTTCGGCCATGGCGAAAAATCAAGTGCTGGCAATAAGAGAAGCGTTGGACAAAAACGGCTTCAGGAATACAAAGATCATGGGGTATTCGGCGAAGTACGCCTCCAATTTCTACGGACCGTTCAGAGAAGCGGCAGATTCAACCCCTGCGTTCGGAGACAGGAGGGCATATCAGCTTGATTTTGCAAATAGAACCTCCGCGATAGAAGAGATAAAAGCTGATATTAAAGAAGGCGCGGACATCGTAATGATCAAACCCGCGCTCGGCTATCTCGACGTTATTAAGGAAGCGCGCGATAGATTTTACCGGCCTTTGGCCGCCTATAATGTAAGCGGCGAATATACGATGGTCAAAGCGTATTGCAAGAGTACAGAGTACAGAGCACAGAGTACAGAGTTAGAGAGAAAATTGGTTATGGAGATACTTACGGGAATTAAACGCGCCGGCGCGGATTTAATAATTACCTACCACGCAAAGGATATAGCAAAATGGCTAAAAAAAAGAAAAATTCGATAA